DNA sequence from the Amycolatopsis sp. Hca4 genome:
GGGATCAAGGTCGTCGACCTCTCGCGCATCCTCGCCGGGCCGTACTGCACCCAGTACCTCGGCGAGATGGGTGCGGACGTGGTCAAGGTCGAGCCGCCGGGCCACGGCGACGACACCCGCGGCTGGGGACCGCCGTTCGTCGGCGACGAGGCCGTCTACTACCTCGCGGCGAACCGGAACAAGCGCGGGATCGTGCTCGACCTCAAGAGCGACCGCGGCCGCGATGCCCTCCGGCGGCTGGTCGCCGGGGCCGACGTGCTCGTCGAGAACTTCCGGCCGGGGACGCTGGAGAAGTGGGGCATCGGCTACGAGGAGCTGTCCGCGCTGAACCCGCGGCTGATCCACGTGTCGATCACCGGGTTCGGGCAGACCGGCCCGTACCGCGACCGCGCCGGGTACGACCTGGTGGCGCAGGCCATGGGCGGCGTGATGTCGCTGACCGGCGAGCCGGACGGCGGGCCGGCGAAGGTCGGGCTGCCGGTGGCCGACCTGAACGCGGGGACGTGGGCGATCATCGGCGTGCTGATGGCGTTGCAGGCCCGGCACACGACCGGCCGCGGCCAGTACCTCGACGTGTCCCTTTTGGACAGTCAGCTGGCCTGGCACGTGTACGCCGCGGGCGCGGTGTTCCACGACGCGCCCCGCCCGCGCCGGATGGGCTCGGCGCACCCGAGCATCGTCCCGTACCAGGGCTACCACGTCGCCGACGGCTGGCTGGTCATCGCGGTCGGCAGCGAGAAGCTGTGGCACGCGTTCTGCGGGGTGCTGGGCCTGGACATCGCGGCCGACCCGCGGTTCTCCTCGAACGCCCTGCGCGCTGCCCACCGGGACGAGCTGAACGCGCTGCTGGAACCGGTGCTCCTGACCCGCCCGGCGGCGGAGTGGATGAAGGCGTTCGACGCGGCGGGCATCCCGGCGGCGCCGGTCAACGAGGTCGACGACGTCTACGCGGACCCGTGGGTCCAGGCGCGCGAGCAGGTGGTCCGGCTGCCGCACCCGACGCTGGGGACGTACGTGGGCACGGGCTTCCCGGTGAAGGCGTCGGACACCCCGGCGCGGCCGACGTCCGCCCCGCCGACCCTGGGCCAGCACACCGCGGAGGTGCTCGCCGAGCTGGGTTACTCGCCGGCGGAGATCGCGGAGTTCCTGGACTGACCGGCCGGTTTCCCGAGGCGAACTGTGCACGATGGAGTGGTCGCTTTCGGCGCTTCGCCCTGGTAGGGATGGGGGCAGGAGCGAGGAGGACCGATGTCAGCACAGCACGCCCTGTGGCACCCGTTCGCCGACATGGGCGCGGTCGACAGCGACCGGATGGTCATCACCCGAGGCGAGGGCTCGTACGTCTGGGACGAAGCGGGCCGCAGGTACTTCGACGCGACGGCGTCGCTCTGGTACGCGAACTTCGGCCACGGCCGTCCGGAGATCACCGAGGCCGTCTCCCGCCAGCTGGGGGCGCTCGACTCGTGGAACCTGTTCGGCTACAACGCGAACCGCCCGGCGATCGAGCTGGCGGACCGCGTCGCGGCCCTGGCGCCGGAGCCGGGGTCGAAGGTGTTCTTCGGTTCCGGCGGCGGCGACGTCATCGACACGGCGGTGAAGCTGGCCCGGGCGTACTTCGTGCAGACAGGCCGTCCGGAGAAGGTCCACGTGATCGGCCGCGCGCAGGGCTACCACGGAACGCACGGCTTCGGCACGGCGGTCGGCGGCATCCCGGCGAACGCGGCGGGCGTCGGCCCGCAGCCGCCGGAGTTCTCGCACGTCCCGTACGACGACGCGGCCGCGCTGGAGGCGGAGATCCTGCGGGTGGGCGCCGCCCGCGTCGCGGCGTTCTTCTGCGAGCCGGTGATCGGCGCGGGCGGCGTGCTGCTGCCGCCGGAGGGCTACCTCGAGGAGGTGGCGGCGATCTGCCGCCGGCACGAGGTGCTGTTCGTGGCGGACTGCGTGATCGCGGCTTGGGGCCGGCTGGGGACGTGGTTCGGGATCGACCGGTGGCCGGTCAAGCCGGACCTGATCACGACGGCGAAGGGCATCACGGGCGGAACGGTCCCGCTGGGAGCGCTGGTGGTGGCACCGGAGGTGGCGGCGCCGTTCTTCACGGGCAAGCCGGGAGCCCCGATCTTCCGCCACGGACCGACGTACGCGGGCCACCCGGTGGCCTGCGCGGCGGGGCTGGCAACGTTGGACATCTACGAGCGCGAAGGCTTGATCCCGCGAGGCCGCGAGCTGGAGAAACCCCTGGCGGACGCGGTATCGGGGGTCAGTGGGCACGCGTTGGTGGCGGAGGTCCGTGCGGGCGTGGGCTTCCTGGCGGCGGTGGAGCTGAAGGCGGAGATCGTGGACGCGGACCCGGGAGCCCCGGTGAAGCTGCAGCGGGCGTGCCGCGACGAGGGCGTGATCGTCCGGAACCTGGGCCGGGGCGTGGCGGTTTCGCCGCCATTGGTGGCGGCGGAACCGGAGCTGGACCTCCTGGCGGCGGCCCTGCCGAAGGCTTTGGACCGCTTGGCGGCGCAGGTCTGAGCTCGCGCCGGTGGCGCTGGCGTGATTGCGCCCGGGACTCGTGATCGAGCCCGGATCTCGCGTGATCGAAGCCGGAATTCGCGTGACCGGGCCCCGATCTCACCTGCCGGGCCGGCGGCGGCCCCCAGCCCGCCGCCGGCCCGGCAGGCTCGGCTCAAGAAACGCAGAACTCGTTCCCCTCCGGGTCGGCCATCGTCACCCAGCTGTGCGGCCCCTGCCGCCCCCGCCACAGGAACTCCGCCCCGCGCGCCTTCAGCTTCTCGACCGTTGCCTCGACGTTGTCCGCGCCCACCCACACATCCACGTGGACGCGGTTCTTCACCGTCTTCGCCTCCGGTACTTCCTGGAAGAGGATCCGCCGCGGTGGCCCGTCCGGTGGCGAGTCCGGGTGGCGGATCCCCGCTCCGGTGCGCCACACCAGCGACCCCCGGTAGGTGCGGGTCTCCTCCTCCTTGGCATACCCCTTCGCGATCATCTCGCGGACGAAGCCCTCGTCCGTCGGCTCCACGGACCAGCCGAGCGTCTCGGCCCACCAGTCGGCGAGCACGTGCGGGTCGGCCGCATCCACCACTACCTGGAAGTCATACGCCATACCGGCACATTAACGACCGAGTCCGACATTTTCCGGAGCATCGGGTCCTCGGGCACGACCGTGAAGCGCCACTTGTCCACGCCGCCGCCCATGATCTCGGCGTACCGGCGGGCGCCGTCGGCGTTGGCGAAGCGGACCTGCTGGCCGTTCGTCAGGTGGGTGATCTTGACCGCCACTACTACCTCCCGAAGTTGGTGGGCCGGCCCTCGGAGCTTCCCCCTCCGGGACCGGCAGGCACAGTAGAACACATGTTCGACCGACCGCGCCAGTCTCTCCCCCAACTAGGGGACCGAAGAAAGAAACCGCAGGTCAGAGCGGTCGGATCATGGCGACACGCGGCCAGGTGTCGAGGCCGCGGGCGGCTTCGGCGCGGCGGATCGAGCGCAGTCCGGCGCCGATTTCCGCGTCCGGGATCACCCGGAACCGCAGCCGCTCGTAGTACGGCGCGTTCCACGGCACGGATTCGAACGTCGTCAGCGTCAACGCCGGCAGCCCGCACTCGGCCGCCCACTCCGCCAGGGTCTCGATCAGCGCGCGGCCGATGCCCCGCCGCGCGTGGGACGGCCGGACCGAGACCTGCTCGATGTGCGCGCACCCGTCGACGACGTCCGCGACGAGGTAGCCCACCGGCCGGTTTTCGGCGTCGACGCTCACCCACGCGCGCCCGGCCGACTGGTACGCCGCCAGTTCCGCCACCGATCCCGGGTCGTCGTCGGCGATCGCGGCCATGCCGACCTCGCGGAACAGGGCGCCGGCCTCGACTTCGACGTCGACGAGCGCGGGCAGGTCCTCGGGGTGCGCGAGCCGGATCACGCAGGCAGTTCTACGCGCCCGCGCGGGTTTCTCACAGCGAATAAGACGAGATCGCCCGCTGGATGCGGACCGCGTACTCCTGCAGCGCGGTGATGGCCGCCTGCCGGGCCTCTTCGGTGATCCGGGCGGCCGGGCCGGCCAGGCTCAGCACCGTGGGCCGCCTGCCGATCGTCTGCACCGGCACCGAACACGCCCAGACGCCTTCGTCGAGCTCGCCGGAGCTGACCGCGTACCGGTTCTCCAGCGCCCACTTCAGCTCGTCGCGCACCGCGGCGCCGCGCTCTTCGACGATCGCCGCCCAGCGCCGTTCCCGCTCGATCTCCGGCAGCAGCGCGAGCAGCATCTTGCCGGACGCGCCCACCCCGAGCGGCAGCGAATGCCCCGGCTCGAACGTGAACCGCATGGCGCGGTCGCACTCGACGCGGTCCGCGCACACCGCGGCGTCGCCGAACCGCTGGAACAGCATCACCGTCTCGCCGAGCTCCCGCGCGGCTTCCTCCATCGACGGCCGCGCCAGCCGGACCATGTCGTTCGCCAGCTGCGCGGCCCGCGCCAGCGGCATCACCTGGCTGGTCAGGTGGTAGTGGCCGGCGCGGCCCTCCTCGAGCAGCTGCAGCTCCTTGAGGAGGGCCACGTACCGGTATGTCGTCGCCACCGGGGTGCCGATCGTCGCGGCCAGCTCGGCGACGCTCGCCTCCCACCGGCGCTCCGAAAAGGCCAGCAGCAGCTGGAGAACCTTGCGGGAACTGCTGGCTCCCGGGGTGCGGCGCGGTGAAGTGGTGGCGGAACCGTCGGCGGTGCTGACGGCAGGCGTCATCGTAGCCCTCTCGGTGAGACAAAAACTACCTTCGCTATCACACGGGGTGAATAAATTAGCACGTAGTGTGAAAGGAAGGCCAGCAATAGGCCCGGAAAAAGGCCATCACCGCCGCACCGAGGTCACATCGTGAGAAACTCGCCCGGTTTCGTCACCACCGGTGACTCGACGTAGAGCCCGCGGTACTCGTCCTGGATCCCGGAGTTGTGCACCTGCAGCGCGAGCGGGCCGACGCGCCCCGCGGTCTTGTCGGTGAACCGCAGCACTTCGACGCCCTTGCAGGTGATCGCCGTGCCGCTGAGCGGGCAGCAGGCCATCCGCGCGACCCCGGTGGCGGCGTCGCCGATCAGCTCGCACTGGGCCCACTTCTTGATGTCGATCGTGGTGTGCGGCAGCTGCTGGAACAGTTTCCCGCCGCCGTTGTTGTGCCCCGGCCGGTAGTCCCAGTGTCCGCCGTTCGGCGGCTGGAACTGGATCGCGCTCAGCGCGTCGCGGATCGGATCGGTGGTGCCCCAGATCAGCACGGTCGGTTTGTGGTTGCCCTTGACCTGCCGCACGCTGAATATCCACCGAAACGTGCCGACCTGCTGTTTGTTGTAGTACAACCAGCCGCGCGCGGTGCCATTGCCGTGGATGACGCCGTTCTTCGCCGACCAGAGCCCGTCTTTCGACGAGGTCCACCCGCCGAGGCCGGTGCCGTCGAACATCGGCACCAGATTCGGGTCACCGTAGGGGTTGTCCGCGGCGGACGCGGTGGGGGCCATGGCCGAGGCCACGACGATCCCCGCGACCAGCACAGCGAAGAGCTTCCGGAACATCCTGCCGTCCTCTCGTGAACGCGAACTGCGGTCGAGGGTTTCGGACGGCGAACTGAACGCTACGAGCGTTGCCGGTGAGCCGTCAACCGCGGTCCCGGTCACCGGTGAGGAACGGGGTCAGCAACCCGGGGACGGCCCGGTCGGCGAGCGCCAGCCCGTCGGCCTCGCCGACGTCGGGCACCGCGTACTTCCCCTTGCCCGCGGCCACCGGCGCGATCAGCGTGACCAGCCCGGCCCGGCGCTGGAAGTACGAGCGCTCCACGACGATCCCGGTCATCCCGTCGCAGCGGACCGCCGCTGTGCCGCGGTCCAGCGACCCCGACCGCGTCACGAGGTAGCGGCCGGTGAGCGCGTGACCGAGGCCGCGGTAGCGGTCCCAGCCGACGAGCGCGGCGAACGGCACGAGCACGAGCGCGACCTGCCACGGCCAGTCCGGCAGCGCGCCGAGCCACGCCAGGCCGTAGAGCGCCGCGGCGAACAGCAGCACGCTGAAGACGGCCCGGGACAGCCGCCGGTACAGCGCCCGGCGCGGGTGGCGCACCAGCGGCGTCGCCACCGGGTCCTCGCCCAGGACGTCGGCGACGACTTCGTGCGCACGTGCCAGCGGCGCCGGCGGCAGCAGCAGGCTGCCGCCCTTGTCGGCGCTCTTGCCTTCCCGCAGGCCGGCGGCGATGGCGACGCAGCGGGCGCCGCCGGCCAGCCGCAGCGGCAGCGGCTCGCGGATTTCGGCGCCGCGCAGGCGGTCCTCCTCGATCGACACCGACCGCGTGGTGATCAGCCCGCGCCGGATGTGCAGCGTCCCGGCGGGCTCGCGGGTGAGCCGGAAGTTCCAGAACGACAGCACGTACCCGCCGACCGACAGCAGCGCGACGAGCACCAGCAGCCCGACGGCCGCGAGCACCAGGCTCACCCACACCGGGGTGTCGGCGAAGTGCCCGACGACCGCCTGGACCAGCGAGAACTGGATCGGGTCGAAGTGCAGCTCGTGCGCGAAGTGGTAGACCGTGCCGACGGCGGCACCGACCACGGCCAGCCCGGACAGCGTGAACGGCGCGTACCGCAGCCACCGCTTGTCGACCGCGGCGATCAGCTGCTCCTGAGGCGCGGCGGTGGCTTCCTCAGGGGCGGCGGCCTCGGCCTTGCGGTGCAGCAGCAGCGTCCGCAGCCGCTGGGCCTCGGCGATGGTGACGGCGTCCAGGACGAGTTCGTCCTTGCCCGGCCCCTTCCCATGCGAGTGGCGTCCGGTGCCGATCCGCGCGGCGGCCAGCGAGAAGAGCCGGTGCTTGGGCTCGGAGGTGACGTCGACCGTGCGGATCCGGTCGCGCGGAACGGCCCGGTGCTTCCGCGAAAGCAGCCCCGTGCGCCACTCGACCTGCGACTCGGTGATCCGGTAGCGCGAGGTGAGCACGTGCGAGACACCGGTGAACACGGCGATCGCGGTGAACACGAGGCCGACCCACTGCCACGGTTCGCCGTGGCCGAACAGCAGCGCGCCGGCCAGCACCGGCAGCGACTTCACCAGGTCCAGCACGGGCCGGATGAGCAGCATCCGCCGGTCGAGGTGGTGCCACGGCGCGTCCTGCGTGCCCTCGGCGGGCGGCGTGACGGCGGGTTCGGTGCTCTCCGCGGCTTCGGTGGGGGTCACGTCGCGTCCCCGCGGACGGCCTGGGTCGTCTTCGTGAGCTCGTCGGCCAGTACGAGCGCGCGGTCGTGCGCCAGGCCCGAGATGCGCAGCGGGCCGGCCGCGGACGCCGTCGTCACGGTGATCTTCGCCAGCCCGAACAGCTGCTCGAACGGGTCGCGCTCGATGTCGACGGTCTGGATCCGCGAAACCGGCGCGATCCGCCACTCCTGCTTCAGCCAGCCGGACTGCGTGTAGACGGCCTCCTCGGTGACCTCCCAGCGGTGCACGCGGTAGCGCCACTGGGGCATCACGATCAGGTGCAGCGGGCCGAGCACGCAGGAGAGCACCAGCGTCACGGTCAGGAACTCCGGCGCGTCGTCGCTGGTCACCACGATGAGCGTCTGGACGCCGAGCAGGATGATCCACAGGATCGAGGCGGTCACCGTCCAGTAGCCGATGGCCCGGCGGCTGACCCGGTGCGCCGGCGGCCGCAGCCGCAGCGCCGTGTTCGTGGTGTGTTCGCTCACCGCTCAAGCGTGCCCGATCAGGGCCTTGCCTGCCCACGACACTTGTCACGAAGGCGATCCGAACCGGCCTCGAACGCGTGGCGTTACGATCGGCGACACCGTCGGCGGAATGGAATCCCACCCGGGGTGTGTTGTGCTTGACGGATTGGTGTAGCAGAGACCAGGAGGACCCGGTGGGATTCGATCCCGACGACCTGTACGAGGTGGACTCGGACGTCCCCGACCTGACCGGAGCGGTGCTGCTGCACCACTTCGAGGGGTTCATGGACGCGGGCTCGGCGGGCCGTCTGCTGGCCGAGCACCTGCTGGGCGGCGAGCACCGGGTGATCGCCCGCTTCGACGTCGACCGGCTCATCGACTACCGCTCGCGGCGGCCGACGATGACCTACGCGGTCGACCACTGGGAGGACTACGACGCGCCCGAACTGGTCGTGCACCTGCTGCACGACACCGACGGCACGCCGTTCCTGCTGCTGTCCGGCCCGGAGCCGGACCACGACTGGGAGCGGTTCTCCGCGGCGGTCCGCAACCTCGTCGAGCGCTGGGGCGTCCGGCTGACCGCGGGCTTCCACGGCATCCCGATGGGCGCGCCGCACACCCGCCCGCTCGGCGTCACCGCACACGCGACCCGCAAGGACCTGGTCGGCGACAACCAGCCGCTGCCGAACCGGCTGCAGGTCCCGGGCAGCCTGGCCGCGCTGCTGGAGTACCGCTTCGGCGAGTGGGGCCACGACGCGATGGGCTTCGCGGCGCACGTGCCGCACTACCTCGCGCAGTCGACCTACCCGGCGGCGTCGCTGATCGTGCTCGACGCGCTGAGCCGCGCGACCGGGCTGAGCCTGCCGGAGGGCGAGCTGCGCACGGCCGCCGACCTGGCCGACGCCGAGATCAACCGCCAGGTCGCCGAGTCCGACGAGATCGCCGACGTCGTCCGCGCCCTGGAGCGGCAGTACGACACGTTCATCGAGGCCTCCGACCGCGGCAGCCTGCTGGCGGAGTCGGTCGAGCACATGCCGACGGCGGAGGAACTCGGTTCCCAGTTCGAGCGGTTCCTGGCCGAGCAGAACGGCGGCGACGGCACCGAGCGCTGATGACGCGCTACGACGAGATCGGCATCGGCTACGCGGCGGGGCGGCGGACCGACCCGCGCTGGCTGGCGCCGGTGCTCGCCGCGCTGGGGCCGGCGGCTTCGGTGCTGGACGTCGGCTCGGGGACGGGGTCGTACGAGCCGCCGTCGCGGCGGGTGGTCGCGGTCGAGCCGTCGGTGGCGATGATCCGGCAACGCCCGCCCGGGGCCGCGCCGGTCGTGCGGGCGGTCGCCGAGGCGCTGCCGTTCCCCTCGGGCGCGTTCGACGCCGCGCTGGCGGTGTTGACCGTGCACCACTGGCCCGACTGGCGCGCCGGCCTCGACGAGCTGCGCCGCGTGGCGGGCCGCCGGGTGGTGCTGGCGTACGACACGGCCCGGCACAGCGACTTCTGGTTCGTGCGGGAGTACGTGCCGGAGGTGGCGTTCCTCGAGCGGTCGAGGCCCTCGGCGCCGGAGATCGCGGAGCACCTGGGTGCGGTGTCGGTAGTGCCGCTGCCGGTGCCGTGGGACTTCACGGACGGCGTGTTCCCGGCGTACTGGCGCCGCCCGGAGGCGTACCTCGACCCGGCGGTCCGGCGATCGTGTTCGGCGTTGGCCCAGACCTCGCCGGAGGCGGTTGCACGGGGGATCGCGCGGCTGCGGGCGGACTTGGAGTCGGGACACTGGCAGGCGGACCACGCGGAGCTGCTGGACCTGCCGGAGTGGGACGCGGGGTTCCGGCTGATCGTGGCGTAGGGCTCACCACTCGCTGCGCGCGAGCTTCCCGACGCCTTCCGCCGTGTCGCGGAACCCGGCCTCGCCCAGGACCGCCCGCAGCCGCGCGTTGAACTCCTCGATCGCCGGGCCGACCCGGACCAAAGCCTCTTCGCCGGCCGCCGCCAACCGCAGCACCACCGCCCGGTGTTCGTGCGGGTGCGGCTGCTTCGCGACCAGGCCCGCGTCGACGAGCCGGGTCACCATCGCGGTCACCGCCGACTCCCGCTGGCCCAGCTGCTCCGCCACCTCGCGCTGGGTCGAGCCCTCGCCGATGGCGAAGAGCGCTCCGAGCTGGGCCGTGGTGATGCCGGCCGCGGACAGGCAGCGGCGGTCGGCCGCCACGCGAAGCCGGTGGGCGGCTTGCTGGAGCAGGAAGAACAGGCGCTGATCGGGTTCCGGCACGTGCCGATCTTGACAGGCGGGGCGGCTCAGCGCCATGCTCACTTCACTAGTGAAGTGGGGGTGGGTCGTGCTCGATTTCGCGGCAGCGCGCGCAGGTCTGGCCAGCCAGCCGTTCAGCAGGCTCCTCGGCGCCCGCCTGACCGAGTTCGGCGACGGCGCGGCCACCCTCGAACTGGACATCCGCGAAGAACTCCACCAGCAGAACGGTTACGTCCACGGCGGCGTGCTCGCCTACGCCGCCGACAACGCGCTGACCTTCGCCGCCGGCACCGTCCTCGGCCCGGCGCTGCTCACCGCCGGCTTCACGATCGACTACCTCCGGCCCGCGGTCGGCGAGGTCCTGCGCGCCCGCGCCGTCGTCGTGCAGGCCGGGCGGTCGCGGGCCACCTGCCGCTGCGAGCTGTACACAGTGGACGGAGAGACCGAGCCGGTCCTGTGCGCCGCCGCGCAGGGGAGTGCTCGGCGGAAAGGCTAACCGTGGCAGCCTTCTTCGTTCAGCGGTCCGAACGACGGCAGCACCAACCCGCACAGATAACCGTCGATCCACCGGCCGTTCCCCGCCAGGTTCGTCCCCAGCCGGACGAACGGGGCGAACGCGCGGAGCCCCGCGGCCAGCGCGTCCTGGTTGCGCTGCAGCATCGACGTCAGCTGGTCGAGCTCGGTGAGCAGCGGGGCGACCCGGGACTCGCCGATCAGCCCGGACACCTCCGACGACAACCGCCGTGAGCCGTCGAGCAACGTGGTGATCGCCGCCTCGCGGCTGCTTATCGAGGCGAGCAGCTCGTTGCCGTCTTCGATGAGGCGGCGCACCGCCGCGTCGCGGTCCACCAGCGTCTGCGAAACCACCCGCGTGTTGCCCAGCAACGACCTCAGCTGCCGGTCGCGGGAGGCGAGGGAGTCCGACAGCCGCGAGAGCCCGGTCAACGCGGCGCGGACGCTCTGCGGCGTGTCCGCCAGCGTCGCCGACAGCGTGTCGAAGCTCTTCGCCAGCCGCGCGGTGTCGATTCGGTCCACTGTGGACGAGAGGTCGCCGAACGCCGCGAGGATGTCGTAGGGCACCGTGGTGCGGGAGCGCGGGATGGGCGATCCCGGGTCGAGCGTGCCCTCGCCCTGCGGGTCGAGGGCGAGGTACTTCTGGCCCAGCACGGTCTTCAGCCGGATCGCCGCGGTCGTCGCGTCGCCCAGCCAGGCTCCCTTGGCCCGGAACGAAACCAGCACGTGGTCGCCGCGCAGCCGCACGTCCGACACCCGGCCGACCTCGACGCCGGCGATGCGGACGTCGTTGCCCACCGCCAGCCCGGCCGCTTCGGCGAACTCGGCCGCGTAGGTCGTCCCGTCGCCGATCACCGGCAGGGACCGCGCGTTCAGCGCCGTCACCACGCCAAGGGCCAGCACGGCCAGCCCGGCGAGTGCCGTCCGGACCGGGGCGTCGGCAGCCCGAAGTGCTGACATGGCGTCAAGAGTGACCCACCTCACGTCGAGTCGCCAGTCGAGCCCCCCGATGAGAGGAATCGGGATATTCACGGTATTCGAGCGCGTTGGCCGCCCGGTCGGTCATCCAGGTGAAGATCCCGCCGAACAGCCGGGTGCTCAGCATCCGGTAGGCGCGGTTGCGGCTGCGGATCTTCGCGGCCGTGCGCGGCGCGAGGAAGTTGCCGGAGCCCTTGCCGTTCTTCTGCCCCACCGTGGCCGGCTTGCGCAGCCGCTGCTCGTACTTCGCGAACGCCGTCACGTGGTCGCCGCCGGCCGCCGCGAGTTCGCCGGCCAGCACCTGGGCGCCCATCATCGCGAGCCCGGTGCCGGACCCGCCGGGCCCGGCGCACCACGCGGCGTCGCCGAGCAGCACGACCCGGCCCTTCGACCAGCGGTCGAGGTGGATCTGGCTGATCGAGTCGACGTACAGGTCGTCGGCCGCGAGCAGCGCTTCGAGCAGCTTCGGTGTCTCCCAGCCGGTGTCCGCGAACAGCTGCGCGATCAGGGCCCGCTGCTCTTCCGGCGTCCGCCGGTGGAATTCGACGCCGTCGGCGGCGAAGACCAGGCTGACGTGCAACCGGTCCGGCAGCCGGTGGCTGCCCGCGGTGAGGCCGCGGCCCGGCTCGTTGTACATGACGCTGGCGTGGTCGAGCCCGAGGTGGTTGGGCGCGGTGTAGCCGGCGATGCCGAAGCCGAGGTCGCTCCGGAAGTCCCGCTCCGGCCCGAAGGCGGCGGCCCGCACCCCGGAGTGCACGCCGTCGGCCCCGACGACGAGGTCGAACTTCCGCGGCGCACCGCGGCGGAAGGTGACTTCGACGCCGTCCGCGGTTTCGGTGAGGCTCGTGACGCGGTCGCCGAAGACGTATTCGGTGTGGTCCGCGGTGTGCTCGTGGAGGATCCGCGCCAGGTCGCCGCGCAGGATCTCGACCTCGCCGCTCCACGCGGCACCGGGCACGGTCAGCACCGGACGGCCGTCGAGGCCGAGTACGGTCTGGTCGCCCATCGCCGTCTCGTACCGGCGGATTTCGTCGAGCACCCCCATCGCGGACAGCAGTTTCACCTGTTCACCGCGGAAGTCGACGGCTTGGCCGCCGGGTCGCAGCGCGGGCGCGGACTCGACGACGGTCACCCGGTAGCCGGCGCGGTGCAGCCAGTGGGCGGCGGACGGGCCGGCGATGCCCGCCCCGGAAACGAGCACGGTCTTGGTGGTCATCGGAAGGGTTCCTCTCGGTTCGGTCGGTGCCGACGCCGAGAGTGCGGGTGCCCGCTTACCGTCCTCGCACGGTCCGCTGACGGTTCGGTCAGTACGCCGCGGTTGCACTCGCTAACATGACCCGGGTGGACCGCGCCGCCGACGGCCGGATCCAGGAGGACGGCGACGAAGTCGTCGAGGCACGCATCCTGGATGCCGCTGCACACCTGATCGCCGAAGAGGGCTTCGGCCGGTTGAAGATCGGCGGCGTCTGCGCCCGCTCGGGCTACGCGCGGTCGGTCGTCTTCCAGCACTTCGGCGACAAGGACGGGCTCGGGGAACGGCTCGTCGAGCACGCCGTGGCGGCGTTCACCGACGCCTACAGCGAGGCCGTCGCGGCCCGCACCGGCTCGGCGAACGCGACGCCGATGGACATGCTGCGGGCGCTGCTGGACATCATCTTCGAGCTGATCCGCACGATGCCGACGCTCAACCAGGCCTTCCTGGCCCTCTGGGGCGACGCGGCGGCGGAGTACTCGGCGTTGCGCGGCGCGCTGACCGAGGCCGACCGCCGGTTCCGGTTCGCCATCGCGCAGACCGTGGCCAGCGGGGTCGCGGACGGCTCCATCACCGGTGTCCGCGACCCCGATTCGTACGCCTCGGCGTTGCTGGCCCAGCTGCGCGGGATCTCGATGCAGGCGTTGATCGACCCCGACGGCGTCGACCTGCGTGGCCTGCGCGCCGAACTCGAGCGCAGCGTCGATCGGCTGTCCGCCGGGTTCCGCGGCACGCTTTAAAGCGCGTACACGATGCTTCGCAGCACGATCACGCCGATGAAGACGAGCGTGAAGGCGAGGTCGAGTGAAATCCCGCCGATCCGCACCGGCCGCACGACCCGCCGCACCGGCCCGATCACCGGCTCGGTCGCGGCGTAGGCCAGGCCGCGGGCGCGCCGCGCCCACGGCGGGGTGTTGCCGACCACCGCGACCCAGTCCAGCACCATCCGCGCGACCAGTACCAGCAGGTACAGGCTCAGCGCGAACCCGAGCAGCGTCCCTAGCGCACCCATGGCCCCTCCGTTCTTCCTGCTCCGACAACGCACGGGACGGCCGTGGAGTGCCAGTTCTGTCCGGTTCTCAGGATTTCGACAGGATCGGGTGACGGCGCTCACGGGCGGTGGCGATCAGCCGAAGGTGACCACGAGCCGCCCGCCGGAGGCGAAGGACCACTTCACCGTGCCGGTGTAGGACGCGCACCGCGACCCGTT
Encoded proteins:
- a CDS encoding FAD-dependent monooxygenase translates to MTTKTVLVSGAGIAGPSAAHWLHRAGYRVTVVESAPALRPGGQAVDFRGEQVKLLSAMGVLDEIRRYETAMGDQTVLGLDGRPVLTVPGAAWSGEVEILRGDLARILHEHTADHTEYVFGDRVTSLTETADGVEVTFRRGAPRKFDLVVGADGVHSGVRAAAFGPERDFRSDLGFGIAGYTAPNHLGLDHASVMYNEPGRGLTAGSHRLPDRLHVSLVFAADGVEFHRRTPEEQRALIAQLFADTGWETPKLLEALLAADDLYVDSISQIHLDRWSKGRVVLLGDAAWCAGPGGSGTGLAMMGAQVLAGELAAAGGDHVTAFAKYEQRLRKPATVGQKNGKGSGNFLAPRTAAKIRSRNRAYRMLSTRLFGGIFTWMTDRAANALEYREYPDSSHRGARLATRREVGHS
- a CDS encoding TetR/AcrR family transcriptional regulator, whose protein sequence is MTRVDRAADGRIQEDGDEVVEARILDAAAHLIAEEGFGRLKIGGVCARSGYARSVVFQHFGDKDGLGERLVEHAVAAFTDAYSEAVAARTGSANATPMDMLRALLDIIFELIRTMPTLNQAFLALWGDAAAEYSALRGALTEADRRFRFAIAQTVASGVADGSITGVRDPDSYASALLAQLRGISMQALIDPDGVDLRGLRAELERSVDRLSAGFRGTL
- a CDS encoding YggT family protein, which translates into the protein MGALGTLLGFALSLYLLVLVARMVLDWVAVVGNTPPWARRARGLAYAATEPVIGPVRRVVRPVRIGGISLDLAFTLVFIGVIVLRSIVYAL